In Penaeus chinensis breed Huanghai No. 1 chromosome 26, ASM1920278v2, whole genome shotgun sequence, a single genomic region encodes these proteins:
- the LOC125039194 gene encoding WD repeat-containing protein 91 homolog: MGRDTASNFWQDPGSFLAGDLRDNDTSSGIQTQMHEGSHGFGNAGSQSHLQRRSVAKLPSSAQTHDFEEREARTFPDVVCRQSNTGLFSFFAFAILSLDLTANIMSTIDISVDIDIAGSAANSSTTVNNTNTNTNTNTNTNENTNTNNNGRSLYSFDMQSSSSNPGGGGESPRILQDSKGIGVSPEIPQDEGGDDYATGEAGYPPQETVEERNFLKELLEGTYERFLEVHQRVIMEQGRVHRRGFSQGFLQAWFEAVLDLYYALRE, encoded by the exons ATGGGGAGAGATACTGCTTCAAACTTTTGGCAGGATCCGGGCTCTTTCCTCGCGGGCGATCTGAGGGATAATGACACGTCTTCCGGGATTCAAACGCAGATGCACGAAGGATCTCATGGCTTTGGAAATGCAGGGTCTCAATCTCATCTTCAGAGGAGATCTGTTGCAAAATTGCCTTCAAGTGCACAGACTCACgattttgaggagagagaggcacgGACATTCCCAGAT GTGGTGTGCCGCCAGTCCAACACgggcctcttctccttcttcgccttcgcCATCCTCAGCCTTGACCTCACCGCCAATATCATGAGCACCATCGACATCTCCGTCGACATCGACATCGCCGGAAGCGCCGCCAACAGCTCCACCACcgtcaacaacaccaacaccaatacgaacaccaacaccaacacgaacgagaacaccaacaccaacaacaacggcCGGTCCCTTTACTCTTTCGACATGCAAAGCTCCTCCTCGAACCCAGGTGGCGGCGGAGAGTCACCGAGGATCCTCCAGGACTCAAAGGGCATTGGAGTGTCACCGGAGATCCCACAGGACGAAGGAGGCGATGACTACGCGACGGGAGAAGCTGGCTACCCCCCTCAGGAGACCGTCGAGGAGAGGAACTTCCTGAAGGAGTTGCTGGAGGGCACCTACGAGAGGTTCTTGGAGGTTCACCAGCGGGTGATAATGGAACAAGGTCGGGTTCACAGGCGGGGGTTCAGCCAGGGGTTCCTCCAGGCTTGGTTCGAGGCCGTGCTCGATCTGTATTATGCTCTTAGGGAATGA